A stretch of DNA from Arachis hypogaea cultivar Tifrunner chromosome 19, arahy.Tifrunner.gnm2.J5K5, whole genome shotgun sequence:
TTCGGGGGTTTATTTTGGTTGGGCTGGATTATCATCCAGGGGTGTTTTTAAAATGGTCATGAACATTGGTTGGAATCCATATTTTGACAACAAAGAAAAGACTATAGTAAGTGTTCTGATCATTCATCTGtagtaaaataattatttgcCTCATAAGTTTCTTGATGATACCTTTCTATCAACACAGGAGCCTTGGATACTTCACAAGTTTGATGAGGATTTCTATGGGGAAGAACTTCGGCTCATTATAGTTGGTTACATTCGTCCCGAGGTATTAGCTGAATGAGTATTTCTTGTGTTACTTGTGTTGCATATACTTTTTAAGATTCACTAAAACCTGGCATTGTGTGCATATATAGGCCAATTTTCCATCCCTTGAAAGCTTAATAGCTAAGATTCATGAAGACGGTGAAATTGCTGAGAAGGCTCTTGAACTTCCCTT
This window harbors:
- the LOC112776579 gene encoding bifunctional riboflavin kinase/FMN phosphatase-like — encoded protein: MVMNIGWNPYFDNKEKTIEPWILHKFDEDFYGEELRLIIVGYIRPEANFPSLESLIAKIHEDGEIAEKALELPLCWDADHAFIELTL